In Planctomycetota bacterium, the following are encoded in one genomic region:
- a CDS encoding PfkB family carbohydrate kinase, producing the protein MAPSVEGEETRRTGAHGPSRKGRRVERGASSYRRAMNDRQAIARLAAAALRGGELPACFVGFDGFVDSITRLVATRRSSRADDFEALRTIPEFAARCAAAAGRSTNIERVTLEDRFGGNGPLMANALMALGAPVSFVGAIGVEGDPGAIDPVFAPFAARCARCVPIARPGHTLCLEFDDGKVMMNDTSRVQDVTWPRIVERVGIDRLRAFVGGASVIGVVNWSLLGGVEGIWDGLRTQVLGPAGDGRERRVFIDLSDPAKRVDDDIRRAMRVLRELEDTPGVSVTLGLNLAEAERLAAVFSVRSDALSPASRRLPALASDLRAALGFDAVIVHPREGAAGAWRGEVAWFDGPFTRAPVLSTGAGDHFNAGVAAGQAMGLGLAACLALGCATSGAYVRDGESPSRDRVAGLLDNLPPPDDRPRGESGGA; encoded by the coding sequence ATGGCCCCGAGCGTAGAGGGCGAGGAGACGCGTCGCACCGGCGCGCACGGGCCGTCGCGCAAGGGCCGGCGCGTCGAGCGCGGGGCGTCGTCCTACCGTCGCGCGATGAACGATCGCCAGGCCATCGCGCGACTCGCCGCCGCCGCCCTGCGCGGGGGCGAGCTGCCCGCGTGCTTCGTGGGGTTCGACGGATTCGTGGACTCGATCACGCGACTGGTCGCGACGCGCCGGTCCTCTCGCGCGGACGACTTCGAGGCGTTGCGGACGATCCCGGAGTTTGCGGCCCGGTGCGCCGCCGCCGCCGGACGCAGCACGAACATCGAGCGCGTCACGCTCGAGGACCGCTTCGGGGGCAACGGCCCGCTCATGGCGAACGCGCTGATGGCGCTGGGCGCGCCGGTGTCGTTCGTCGGCGCGATCGGCGTCGAGGGCGACCCGGGCGCGATCGACCCGGTGTTCGCGCCGTTCGCGGCCCGGTGTGCGCGCTGCGTGCCGATCGCCCGCCCGGGGCACACGCTCTGCCTGGAGTTCGACGACGGTAAGGTGATGATGAACGACACGAGCCGCGTGCAGGACGTGACGTGGCCTCGGATCGTGGAGCGCGTGGGGATCGACCGCCTGCGCGCGTTTGTCGGCGGCGCATCGGTGATCGGCGTGGTGAACTGGTCGCTCCTGGGCGGGGTCGAGGGCATCTGGGACGGCCTTCGCACGCAGGTGCTGGGCCCGGCGGGCGACGGGCGCGAACGGCGCGTGTTCATCGACCTGTCGGACCCGGCCAAGCGCGTGGACGACGACATCCGCCGCGCCATGCGAGTGCTTCGGGAGTTGGAGGACACGCCCGGGGTGTCCGTCACCCTGGGGCTGAACCTGGCCGAGGCCGAGCGCCTCGCCGCTGTGTTCTCCGTCCGCTCCGACGCGCTCTCGCCGGCGTCGCGACGCCTGCCGGCGCTGGCGTCGGACCTGCGGGCGGCGTTGGGGTTCGACGCGGTGATCGTGCACCCGCGCGAGGGCGCCGCCGGCGCGTGGCGGGGCGAGGTCGCGTGGTTCGACGGGCCCTTCACGCGCGCGCCGGTGCTCTCGACCGGCGCGGGGGACCATTTCAACGCGGGTGTCGCCGCCGGGCAGGCGATGGGCCTGGGTCTGGCGGCGTGCCTGGCCCTGGGCTGCGCGACGAGCGGGGCGTACGTCCGGGACGGCGAGAGCCCCTCTCGAGACCGGGTGGCGGGCCTGCTCGACAACCTCCCGCCCCCGGACGATCGCCCGCGCGGCGAATCCGGCGGCGCATAG
- a CDS encoding non-canonical purine NTP pyrophosphatase, which translates to MELVVASTNPGKVAEIRALLAGASDERGRVITVLGLDDVPGAPFPEPAETGATFEENARIKAEAYAAATGRLVLADDSGLEIDALGGRPGVISSHYSTDGRETGATRAQRDAANIERVLQELDGVPPRARTARFRCVMVLASATLPSAGHSGPAPRGAKPRVLFVTSGTFEGRMGVPPDVPRGGGGFGYDPVFLVGPEYTRTSAELTAEEKNARSHRGAALRAMAALLRGQAGGL; encoded by the coding sequence ATGGAGTTGGTCGTCGCGAGCACGAACCCCGGCAAGGTCGCGGAGATCCGCGCGTTGCTGGCCGGCGCGTCGGACGAACGCGGGCGCGTGATCACCGTGCTGGGGCTGGACGATGTGCCCGGGGCGCCGTTCCCCGAGCCCGCCGAGACCGGCGCGACCTTTGAGGAGAACGCGCGGATCAAGGCGGAGGCCTACGCCGCGGCGACGGGGCGGCTCGTGCTCGCCGACGACTCAGGGCTGGAGATCGACGCGCTGGGCGGGCGGCCCGGGGTCATCTCCTCGCACTACTCGACCGACGGGCGCGAGACCGGCGCGACGCGTGCGCAGCGCGACGCGGCCAACATCGAACGCGTGCTGCAAGAGTTGGATGGCGTGCCCCCGCGGGCACGCACCGCGCGCTTCCGGTGCGTCATGGTGCTGGCGTCTGCGACGCTGCCTTCGGCGGGCCATTCAGGGCCCGCGCCTCGAGGAGCCAAACCCCGGGTGCTCTTTGTAACGTCGGGTACGTTCGAGGGTCGCATGGGCGTGCCGCCGGACGTGCCGCGGGGCGGCGGTGGGTTTGGGTACGACCCGGTCTTTCTGGTGGGGCCGGAGTACACGCGGACGAGCGCGGAGTTGACGGCGGAGGAGAAGAATGCGCGGAGCCACCGGGGTGCGGCACTGCGTGCGATGGCCGCGTTGCTGCGCGGCCAGGCCGGCGGGTTGTAA
- a CDS encoding CDP-alcohol phosphatidyltransferase family protein gives MPGSHDHAAATAAHAAQPSRGAPRVGAFLQSLPNLLTCLRLVIAAGFFVLLATWTYPIRELVVSPRHPVSAYLVAAALFGLAALTDAIDGPLARRWNVVSVFGRVMDPFADKVLVVGAFIMLAGPRFAVEEPGRPYFQVSGVEPWMVVIILGRELLVTSIRAVAESAGKDFSADWSGKLKMILQACVIPFILVMLGVTEVKKGTAGRLAIDIAVWTTLIATIVSAVPYIVRARKVLG, from the coding sequence ATGCCCGGATCGCACGACCACGCCGCCGCGACGGCCGCGCACGCCGCACAGCCGTCGCGCGGGGCCCCGCGCGTCGGCGCATTCCTGCAGTCGCTGCCGAACCTCCTCACCTGCCTCCGCCTCGTCATCGCCGCCGGCTTCTTCGTCCTGCTCGCGACCTGGACCTACCCCATCCGCGAGTTGGTCGTCTCGCCCCGGCACCCGGTGTCGGCGTATCTCGTGGCGGCGGCCCTCTTCGGCCTGGCCGCGCTCACCGACGCGATCGACGGCCCGCTCGCCCGACGCTGGAACGTCGTCAGCGTTTTCGGGCGCGTCATGGACCCCTTCGCCGACAAGGTCCTCGTCGTCGGCGCCTTCATCATGCTCGCCGGCCCGCGGTTCGCCGTCGAAGAGCCCGGGCGCCCCTACTTCCAGGTCAGCGGCGTCGAGCCGTGGATGGTCGTCATCATCCTCGGGCGCGAACTGCTGGTGACGAGCATCCGCGCGGTGGCCGAATCCGCGGGCAAGGACTTTTCCGCCGACTGGTCCGGCAAACTCAAGATGATCCTGCAGGCCTGCGTCATCCCCTTCATCCTCGTCATGCTGGGCGTGACCGAGGTGAAGAAGGGCACCGCCGGGCGGCTGGCCATCGACATCGCCGTCTGGACCACGCTTATCGCGACGATCGTCAGCGCCGTTCCCTACATCGTCCGCGCCAGGAAAGTGCTCGGGTAG
- a CDS encoding NADH-quinone oxidoreductase subunit J produces the protein MNSIVHPLLIYALCVVGGAGVCLALPRGGRLPQILGALLAATVGGAAMLVLAIVGGEHHASIYFYVFAFIALGSALRVITHPRPVYAALYFILTVLASAGLFLLLSAEFMAFALVIVYAGAILITYLFVIMLASQAPHEDEVEVLREYDTTAREPVAATVAGFILLALLTGMMFKGVPGLPAPKPPINDVVLEQMPVKAERALRAAGKLKDGQTVAIDSFGGTIVVNETLERIERKDWPESLRTTNVEALGFNLLRDHPGTIEIAGVILLMAMLGAVVLSRKQVQLDEEAKRSQAHRLGLMPPDGGGA, from the coding sequence GTGAACTCGATCGTCCATCCTCTGCTGATCTATGCGTTGTGCGTCGTGGGCGGCGCGGGCGTGTGCCTTGCGCTCCCGCGGGGCGGGCGTCTGCCGCAGATCTTGGGCGCCCTTCTGGCGGCGACCGTCGGCGGGGCCGCGATGCTGGTGCTGGCGATCGTCGGGGGCGAGCACCACGCGAGCATCTACTTCTATGTCTTTGCGTTCATTGCACTTGGCAGCGCTCTCCGCGTCATCACGCACCCGCGCCCGGTGTACGCGGCGTTGTACTTCATCCTGACGGTGCTGGCGTCGGCGGGGCTGTTCCTGCTGCTCTCGGCGGAGTTCATGGCCTTCGCGCTGGTCATCGTCTACGCGGGCGCCATCCTCATCACGTACCTGTTCGTCATCATGCTCGCCTCGCAGGCCCCGCACGAGGACGAGGTGGAAGTGCTGCGCGAGTACGACACGACGGCCCGCGAGCCGGTCGCCGCGACCGTCGCCGGGTTCATCCTGCTCGCCCTGCTCACGGGGATGATGTTCAAGGGAGTCCCCGGGCTGCCGGCCCCGAAGCCACCGATCAACGACGTGGTGCTCGAGCAGATGCCGGTGAAGGCCGAGCGGGCGTTGCGGGCCGCGGGGAAGCTGAAAGACGGGCAGACGGTCGCGATCGACTCGTTCGGCGGGACGATCGTGGTGAACGAGACGCTGGAGCGGATCGAGCGCAAGGACTGGCCCGAGTCGCTGCGGACGACGAACGTGGAGGCGCTGGGGTTCAACCTGCTGCGCGACCACCCGGGCACGATCGAGATCGCGGGCGTGATCCTGCTGATGGCGATGCTGGGCGCGGTGGTGCTGAGCCGCAAGCAGGTGCAGTTGGATGAGGAAGCGAAGCGATCGCAGGCGCACCGGCTGGGGCTGATGCCGCCGGACGGGGGTGGCGCGTGA
- the nuoK gene encoding NADH-quinone oxidoreductase subunit NuoK produces the protein MLAQSGYPDLMAGVTLAHYLAVSAIMFVLGLIGFLTRRNLIIMFLCTELMFQAAGIALVAFGRYYLDFTGQTFVIFILTVAAAEAAMALALVVLLFRRKESLNADEWREMKG, from the coding sequence ATGCTGGCGCAGAGCGGGTACCCGGACCTGATGGCGGGCGTGACGCTGGCGCACTACCTGGCGGTGTCGGCGATCATGTTCGTGCTGGGGCTGATCGGGTTCCTGACGCGTCGGAACCTGATCATCATGTTCCTGTGCACAGAACTGATGTTCCAGGCGGCCGGGATCGCGCTGGTGGCGTTCGGGCGGTACTACCTGGACTTTACCGGGCAGACGTTCGTGATCTTCATACTGACGGTCGCGGCGGCCGAGGCCGCCATGGCGCTGGCGCTCGTGGTGCTGCTGTTCCGCCGGAAGGAATCGCTGAACGCGGACGAGTGGCGGGAGATGAAGGGCTAG
- a CDS encoding NADH-quinone oxidoreductase subunit L — protein MVQALADILTLASVAAPPEAGHADAYAHGIPRAVAGAGLIRLIPIITLAATALCGVLAALGNRSRLPAWLSVGSLAACFAVVLTVYLGHDGTPKTAHLFDWINFSWNAGDGSGKSLQHSIIADFSFYVDSLTLLWMLFVTGLAALIGLYAAEYMVHDVGPGYCRFFASFNLFVFSMSCLVMGDNLLLTFLGWEGVGLCSYLLIGYFYTKPAAVAAAKKAFIVNRIGDLGFVLGIMSTYLVFGTLQLDELFAMIGRGVDASGQPIAGTWVVQVIPFFFAIGAFGKSAQILFYVWLPDAMEGPTPVSALIHAATMVTAGVFLIARMYPLFAADEAKMALSFVAWAGALTAFWAATIEMAIFDIKRVMGYSTISQLGFMFAGLGLLTPQGAAYHTFTHAFFKATLFLGVGAVMHGFGGQLDLRRMSGVAWMKGFGLVGLAMLIGSINLSGVPGTAGFFSKDMILAQGFTTPGTAVWGASGVAWILLITAGMTAYYTFRTYFRVYVGPKEFTPGDDADLLDLGRHPKGEHEHGHGHGHGHGHGHGHHGSAHHARTRVDFDPTTEEFDPHPPGMAMKIAIGLGAVFTILAAIPYFMGAHGGWAALMVDSSSARYHPEHHEFNFLGITNHSAMYVISALVGAVGMAIAAYLHGPKGWQGLFLGSRTKAETSRADAIVPYLGKIVGLARNKWYVDEIYDFVLVRPLRAFAHVFHFVDQWIVDGLVNAFGAAPGATGRTLRPSQSGELHGYALWMAGGLAGLLLIVLLVAT, from the coding sequence GTGGTGCAGGCATTGGCGGACATTCTGACGCTCGCGAGCGTGGCGGCGCCGCCCGAGGCCGGGCACGCCGACGCGTACGCGCACGGGATTCCCAGGGCCGTCGCCGGCGCCGGGCTGATCCGGCTCATCCCCATCATCACGCTCGCCGCGACGGCGCTGTGCGGGGTGCTCGCGGCCCTGGGCAACCGGTCGCGGCTGCCCGCCTGGCTCAGCGTCGGGTCGCTGGCGGCGTGCTTCGCGGTCGTGCTGACGGTCTACCTGGGGCACGACGGCACGCCCAAGACGGCGCACCTGTTCGACTGGATCAACTTCTCGTGGAACGCGGGCGACGGATCGGGCAAGTCGCTCCAGCACAGCATCATCGCCGACTTCTCGTTCTACGTTGATTCGCTCACGCTGCTGTGGATGCTCTTCGTCACCGGGCTGGCGGCCCTCATCGGGCTCTACGCCGCCGAGTACATGGTGCACGACGTCGGCCCGGGCTACTGCCGCTTCTTCGCGTCGTTCAACCTCTTCGTCTTCTCGATGTCGTGCCTGGTGATGGGCGACAACCTGCTGCTCACGTTCCTCGGCTGGGAGGGCGTCGGGCTGTGCTCCTACCTGCTGATCGGGTACTTCTACACGAAGCCCGCGGCGGTGGCGGCGGCGAAGAAGGCGTTCATCGTCAACCGCATCGGCGACCTCGGCTTCGTCCTGGGCATCATGTCCACGTACCTGGTCTTCGGCACGCTGCAGCTCGACGAGCTGTTCGCCATGATCGGGCGCGGGGTCGACGCCTCCGGGCAGCCGATCGCCGGGACGTGGGTCGTCCAGGTCATCCCGTTCTTCTTCGCCATCGGCGCGTTCGGCAAGTCGGCGCAGATCCTCTTCTACGTGTGGCTGCCGGACGCGATGGAAGGCCCCACGCCGGTGTCGGCGCTCATCCACGCGGCGACGATGGTGACCGCCGGGGTGTTCCTGATCGCCCGCATGTACCCGCTGTTCGCGGCGGACGAGGCCAAGATGGCGCTCTCGTTCGTGGCGTGGGCGGGGGCGCTGACGGCGTTCTGGGCCGCCACCATCGAGATGGCGATCTTCGACATCAAGCGCGTGATGGGCTATTCCACCATCTCGCAGCTCGGGTTCATGTTCGCGGGGCTCGGGCTGCTCACGCCGCAGGGCGCCGCGTACCACACGTTCACGCACGCGTTCTTCAAGGCGACGCTCTTCCTGGGCGTCGGCGCCGTGATGCACGGCTTCGGCGGGCAGCTCGACCTGCGGCGGATGTCGGGCGTCGCGTGGATGAAGGGCTTCGGGCTCGTCGGGCTGGCGATGCTCATCGGCTCCATCAATCTCAGCGGCGTGCCCGGCACCGCGGGGTTCTTCTCCAAGGACATGATCCTCGCGCAGGGCTTCACCACGCCCGGCACCGCCGTGTGGGGCGCCTCGGGCGTCGCGTGGATCCTGCTCATCACCGCGGGGATGACCGCGTACTACACGTTCCGGACCTACTTCCGCGTGTACGTCGGGCCCAAGGAGTTCACCCCCGGCGACGACGCGGATCTGCTTGACCTGGGACGCCACCCCAAGGGCGAGCACGAGCACGGGCACGGGCACGGGCACGGGCATGGGCATGGGCACGGGCATCATGGATCGGCGCACCACGCGCGCACGCGCGTGGACTTCGACCCGACGACCGAGGAGTTCGACCCGCACCCGCCGGGCATGGCGATGAAGATCGCGATCGGGCTGGGCGCGGTGTTCACGATCCTGGCGGCGATCCCGTACTTCATGGGCGCGCACGGCGGCTGGGCCGCCCTCATGGTGGATTCGTCGTCGGCGCGCTACCACCCCGAGCACCACGAGTTCAACTTCCTGGGCATCACGAACCACAGCGCGATGTACGTGATCTCCGCGCTGGTCGGGGCGGTCGGGATGGCGATCGCGGCGTACCTGCACGGGCCCAAGGGCTGGCAGGGTCTGTTCCTGGGCAGCCGCACGAAGGCGGAGACCAGCCGCGCCGACGCGATCGTGCCCTATCTCGGCAAGATCGTCGGCCTGGCGCGGAACAAGTGGTACGTCGACGAGATCTACGACTTCGTGCTCGTGCGCCCGCTGCGGGCCTTCGCGCACGTCTTCCACTTCGTGGACCAGTGGATCGTGGACGGGCTGGTCAACGCGTTCGGGGCGGCCCCGGGCGCGACGGGGCGCACGCTCCGCCCGTCGCAGAGCGGCGAGCTGCACGGCTACGCCCTGTGGATGGCCGGCGGGCTCGCCGGGCTCCTGCTCATCGTGCTGCTGGTGGCGACGTGA
- a CDS encoding NADH-quinone oxidoreductase subunit M, with protein sequence MILGALIVVPLLFAAVVIWAPEARAKTIALAGTLVAIVLGAYAAVSFDWGYAARFQFGSERPLTWMGELGLKVSLGVDSVALLLVLLTVLLGPICVLCSWTAITERVRTYYAWLLVLQAAMTGVFCARDIILFYVCFEFTLVPMFVLISLYGSTNRRKAAVKFFLYTFTGSVIALAGLLYVAWFATTTSGGKAAGWTFDIATLEAAARAMSPREQALVMLALLAGFAVKVPLFPVHTWLPLAHTEAPTAGSVILAGVLLKLGTYALFRFVLPFTPVAVLQYAPLIAVLCIVGILYAGLICWVQTDVKKLVAYSSVAHLGFCVLGLFALNNAGITGSVLYMINHGLSTGALFLLIGMMYERLHTRSMKEIGGLGAYMPVWSTFMVFFVMASVGLPGLNGFVSEFLCLLGAFQASSAWGSGLWGSLGTPVGATPGDLGPWFAAIAGVGMIVAAMYLLYMLGRVVWGPLVLPKGHAHHSAHAADGAHAAGGTHGPSGTHAGDAAHAGPAHGPGHGTDHAHTGLPRDLTSREIGLLLPLAALCLLLGLYPKPLLDTLQPPIERTVAIYENELREPQDTIRRAAAQPQDARAQEATP encoded by the coding sequence GTGATACTGGGCGCACTCATCGTTGTCCCGCTGCTGTTCGCCGCGGTGGTGATCTGGGCGCCCGAGGCGCGGGCGAAGACCATCGCCCTGGCGGGCACGCTCGTCGCGATCGTGCTCGGGGCGTACGCGGCGGTGTCGTTCGACTGGGGCTACGCGGCCCGGTTCCAGTTCGGGAGCGAGAGGCCCCTGACCTGGATGGGCGAACTGGGGCTCAAGGTCTCGCTGGGCGTTGATTCGGTCGCGCTGCTGCTCGTGCTGCTGACGGTGCTGCTGGGCCCGATCTGCGTGCTGTGCTCGTGGACGGCCATCACCGAACGCGTGCGGACCTACTACGCCTGGCTCCTCGTGCTGCAGGCGGCGATGACCGGCGTCTTCTGCGCACGCGACATCATCCTCTTCTACGTCTGCTTCGAGTTCACGCTCGTGCCGATGTTCGTGCTGATCTCGCTGTACGGCTCGACCAACCGGCGCAAGGCGGCGGTCAAGTTCTTCTTGTACACGTTCACCGGCTCGGTCATCGCGCTCGCGGGGCTGTTGTACGTCGCGTGGTTCGCGACCACCACCAGCGGGGGCAAGGCCGCCGGGTGGACGTTCGACATCGCCACGCTCGAGGCGGCGGCCCGGGCCATGAGCCCGCGCGAGCAGGCGCTGGTCATGCTGGCGCTGCTGGCGGGGTTCGCGGTCAAGGTCCCGTTGTTCCCGGTGCACACCTGGCTCCCCCTGGCGCACACCGAGGCGCCCACGGCGGGCAGCGTGATCCTCGCGGGCGTGCTGCTGAAGCTGGGCACGTACGCGCTCTTCCGGTTCGTGCTGCCCTTCACGCCCGTCGCGGTGCTGCAGTACGCCCCGCTCATCGCGGTGCTGTGCATCGTCGGCATCCTGTACGCCGGGCTCATCTGCTGGGTGCAGACCGACGTCAAGAAGCTCGTCGCGTACTCGTCGGTGGCGCACCTGGGCTTCTGCGTGCTCGGGCTCTTCGCCCTCAACAACGCGGGCATCACCGGGTCCGTGCTCTACATGATCAACCACGGGCTCTCGACCGGGGCGCTCTTCCTGCTCATCGGCATGATGTACGAACGCCTGCACACGCGCTCCATGAAGGAGATCGGCGGGCTGGGCGCGTACATGCCCGTGTGGTCCACGTTCATGGTCTTCTTCGTGATGGCGAGCGTCGGCCTGCCCGGGCTCAACGGCTTCGTGAGCGAGTTCCTGTGCCTGCTGGGCGCCTTCCAGGCCAGCAGCGCCTGGGGCTCGGGCCTGTGGGGCTCGCTCGGCACGCCCGTGGGCGCCACGCCCGGCGACCTGGGCCCCTGGTTCGCCGCCATCGCGGGCGTCGGCATGATCGTCGCGGCGATGTACCTGCTCTACATGCTCGGACGCGTCGTGTGGGGCCCGCTGGTGCTGCCCAAGGGGCACGCGCACCACAGCGCGCACGCCGCAGATGGCGCGCACGCCGCGGGCGGCACGCATGGCCCATCCGGCACGCACGCGGGTGACGCGGCCCACGCCGGGCCCGCGCACGGGCCTGGACACGGGACCGACCACGCGCACACCGGGCTCCCGCGCGATCTCACCTCGCGCGAGATCGGGCTGCTCCTCCCGCTCGCGGCCCTGTGCCTGCTGCTGGGCCTGTACCCCAAGCCGCTGCTTGACACGCTCCAGCCCCCGATCGAACGCACCGTCGCGATCTACGAGAACGAGCTGCGCGAGCCGCAGGACACCATCCGCCGAGCCGCCGCGCAGCCGCAGGACGCCCGTGCCCAGGAGGCGACGCCATGA
- a CDS encoding NADH-quinone oxidoreductase subunit N yields the protein MTDRLAFLYPEMALFAGTCVVMVLGLSRTLRTRKASASVAAVSLIVAGFLALVSTPRPGEASCPITGIVFDHGLTPEAGQVLLPNLAPFMKVVIAGVGLLLLLTMAGTVDRRDEESIAAGTRTFDPLRSNRAEFYAFFLFSLTGLMLTASADDLIWLFLALELTSLPTYIMVAVSTSRNRSREAGVKYFFLGALGAAVFLYGFALIYGGTGSTNLNEIAAAWRDQGVGPISLAGILLAVVGLAFKIAAVPMHYYTPDVYEGAAPQVSGFLAFVPKAAGFIALLLVCAAVGWRFGGDALGVNSPLSSAAPAPARGGGGTQLPEVLRLTLWVMAALTMTVGNVLAVLQKNIKRVLAYSSIAHSGYMLVGVVAGPVGETFTRNGVGAVLFYIAAYGVMNTGAFAVLAALERDRDASGEPGEVETYDDLRGLCAARPLHGWTFVVCSLSLLGLPPLLGFFGKLPLFTAGIAANEIALVVILGVNSAIGAYYYLRLAFTPLLEQPEDGAEPVRVAPFRARTIAGAISAGGVLVLSVLGGPLMRASSQAATTKMAVPPRVETSDALGDDVAPVPVNDPRSATPDADGH from the coding sequence ATGACCGACCGCCTGGCGTTCCTGTACCCCGAGATGGCGCTCTTCGCGGGCACGTGCGTGGTCATGGTGCTGGGGCTGTCGCGCACGCTCCGCACGCGCAAGGCCTCGGCGAGCGTCGCGGCGGTGTCGCTCATCGTCGCCGGGTTCCTCGCGCTCGTCAGCACGCCCCGCCCGGGCGAAGCGTCGTGCCCGATCACGGGCATCGTCTTTGATCATGGCCTCACACCCGAGGCCGGGCAGGTGCTGCTGCCGAACCTCGCGCCGTTCATGAAGGTCGTCATCGCCGGCGTGGGCCTGCTGCTGCTGCTCACGATGGCGGGCACCGTCGACCGGCGCGACGAAGAGTCGATCGCCGCGGGAACCCGCACGTTCGATCCGCTCCGCAGCAACCGGGCGGAGTTCTACGCCTTCTTCCTGTTCTCGCTCACCGGGCTGATGCTCACCGCGTCGGCCGACGACCTCATCTGGCTCTTCCTGGCGCTCGAGCTCACCAGCCTGCCGACGTACATCATGGTCGCGGTCTCGACCTCGCGCAACCGCTCGCGCGAGGCCGGCGTCAAGTACTTCTTCCTCGGCGCGCTCGGCGCCGCCGTCTTCCTCTACGGCTTCGCGCTCATCTACGGCGGGACCGGGTCGACGAACCTCAACGAGATCGCCGCGGCGTGGCGCGACCAGGGCGTCGGCCCCATCTCGCTCGCGGGCATCCTCCTCGCCGTCGTCGGGCTTGCGTTCAAGATCGCCGCCGTCCCGATGCACTACTACACCCCCGACGTCTACGAGGGCGCGGCCCCGCAGGTCTCGGGGTTCCTCGCCTTCGTGCCCAAGGCCGCCGGGTTCATCGCCCTGCTCCTGGTCTGCGCGGCCGTCGGCTGGCGCTTCGGGGGCGATGCGCTGGGCGTGAACTCGCCGCTATCAAGCGCGGCGCCGGCGCCCGCACGCGGCGGCGGGGGCACGCAACTGCCCGAGGTGCTCCGCCTGACGCTCTGGGTCATGGCGGCGCTCACGATGACCGTGGGCAACGTCCTCGCCGTGCTCCAGAAGAACATCAAGCGTGTCCTCGCGTACTCCTCGATCGCGCACAGCGGGTACATGCTCGTCGGCGTCGTCGCCGGGCCCGTGGGCGAGACCTTCACCCGCAACGGCGTCGGGGCCGTGCTCTTCTACATCGCGGCGTACGGGGTCATGAACACCGGCGCGTTCGCGGTGCTGGCGGCCCTGGAGCGCGACCGCGACGCCTCGGGCGAGCCCGGCGAGGTCGAGACCTACGACGACCTCCGCGGGCTCTGCGCCGCGCGCCCGCTGCACGGCTGGACGTTTGTCGTCTGCAGTCTCAGCCTGCTCGGGTTGCCCCCGCTGCTGGGCTTCTTCGGCAAGCTCCCGCTGTTCACCGCCGGGATCGCCGCCAACGAGATCGCGCTCGTGGTGATCCTCGGCGTCAACTCCGCGATCGGCGCGTACTACTACCTGCGACTCGCGTTCACGCCGCTGCTCGAGCAGCCCGAAGACGGCGCCGAGCCCGTGCGGGTGGCGCCGTTCCGGGCGCGCACCATCGCGGGTGCGATCTCGGCGGGCGGCGTGCTGGTGCTCTCCGTGCTCGGCGGCCCGCTCATGCGGGCGTCATCGCAGGCCGCGACGACGAAGATGGCCGTCCCGCCCCGCGTGGAAACCTCCGACGCGCTCGGCGACGACGTCGCGCCGGTGCCCGTCAACGATCCGCGCAGCGCGACGCCCGACGCGGACGGGCACTGA